In one window of Gossypium hirsutum isolate 1008001.06 chromosome A01, Gossypium_hirsutum_v2.1, whole genome shotgun sequence DNA:
- the LOC107942648 gene encoding dynein light chain LC6, flagellar outer arm codes for MDGAEMELERRSKFLNSLIQKKKAIEQQEQNERLNVKVRASDMPLALQNKAFKCARDQLDYMPGKLDSKRLALALKKEFDSTYGPAWHCIVGTSFGSYVTHSLGGFLYFSIDKVYILLFKTAVEPLDH; via the exons atggATGGAGCAGAGATGGAGTTAGAGAGGAGAAGCAAGTTCTTAAACAGTTTGATCCAAAAGAAGAAAGCTATAGAACAACAAGAGCAAAATGAACGTCTCAATGTTAAAGTCAGAGCTTCTGATATGCCTTTAGCTCTTCAAAACAAGGCTTTTAAATGTGCCCGAGACCAGCTTGACTATATGCCTGGAAAGCTTGATAGTAAACGCCTAGCTCTTGCCCTTAAGAAG GAATTCGACTCAACATATGGTCCTGCTTGGCACTGCATCGTGGGAACTAGCTTCGGCTCATACGTGACACATTCGCTAGGAGGTTTCTTGTATTTTTCAATTGACAAGGTTTACATCCTTCTCTTCAAGACTGCTGTTGAGCCTTTAGACCATTGA